A single window of Paenibacillus sp. FSL H8-0537 DNA harbors:
- a CDS encoding SpaA isopeptide-forming pilin-related protein, producing the protein MKRKRSIGKAILSFCLAIMLVLQTVAFSVPAYAESTSSADEPQSVTEAVYNVPNKSIMMTAAVTDKTVVFMDENATFPLKVTQGTEIAPGGTIQGRQAFTLKSEGLKVPVKGDYANTPDENDTTKYIQKGDSIELKRDPYFKEVVLPTATKSLMATTEFGAKQLGTAYFTPNSIKIVFNGDDWFFNGIGRAVTFGFETTANSDVTGMNYGDTKPISIFGGAYELKNPDVTPAYSINLAGNNWPKNGSWTWWYVTVPAYQDGFLTIQSTPSSFDVLDTTIKLPLDGMTFYTKPSDYRMVYVPGSFKVNGTTVEPTIGADGELSYIFPADTGVDPKVEYQAWFNKDVYYKEYRGVALDPGRSGGQRFDPKVELRDAGASVKATAVRETWVAPDWIQASASYDHPNETITWKVTVNQYNKKGLKDFSITNVLPAGLEFESATWQTTVDGTVSEATQIAPDSNGLYSFGDINGKVELVIKSKVKSGSSFRIDPRANWNLDTPNGIQNNDVMTGTRPNAVTDEAIVTVGAHTFTKTGAITMEDYNLGSVTWTVNLTPQYALPNAAVYDVLVHGGDLNVLDNAVDETGEVSAETIAKIKGNVNSAQLWKQYQAGTLKTNATSLTIKNIPLTVDGKVVADLIKVTGYTDEASSFSFRALETNTDILFRQDINEGKTIWNRALLIDGETVKQAQNSANLHLRMLNKDMLAASYPIKGDGTADTWYTPNNVQRYIGYDSSSSSDAYTFAGYDRITKTVTFRLAVNMPGYNTVEMAKDGGSRVITNVKLVDTLPEGWEFVPYGDGKDYELYKGYSDNVSGTGYGFRNNAVSIIEPNDPAHVASFSHSGREGTFTFSKLESPYVILVKARPSNAALEKYLEEYTTNGTDKQVLYNKADLHMTWGGEEKVLTEQRKVIVPIQTLGKSVTKPVPGVLEWTVNYTPPFNMEQGVYLQDTLGAGMNLRYEGDGKLVLTVPSMAVYPAKLTAGGALERDGAALNLSDPNSEVRVEAGPGEDGTTVLLFKMDNPNKFYQFVYQTEVDPSKARAGDKMGNEVKLMGDDKLKSVSAKSESTLDNSDVAGSSNSNALLPLKKVDPGNNPLKDVEFTLYKKGDGTQVAKGTTDSGGKLNLLFPDPGYYELKETYIDTTTWLPTTRIYQVYVGNTPGKPIWVDGVKVTSDIPLVVPTPAQGKLTISNKVEGNGSDSSKDFEYTVTFTGEGKDGEYVYQKSDNTTGTIKSGDKITLKHGESVTLPALPADLVYTVTEADYTTVDGYITTPETRELSETIVNKGDHKADFINERNVNKLTVSNTVMGNGGNKTKEFEYTVLFEDAGKDGSYSYLKSGGGTGTIKSRDTFKLKDGETLDILDLPKDLKYTITQKEYTADEYVTIPEERYYTGVMEGKDEEAPFTNLRVLKGGLLISNTVKGKDEDKQLPFKYTVTFTGEGASESYSYEKSDGSKGTIRSGETFELTHGQTLVVQGLPTYLQYKVTQDDYTNEGYVTDPESLVRTGTIPEKKVAEAHFVNTRPYLEGVLRDNNTGEVIPNAPITVTDLKTGKELQVETNEKGEYSVPVTADTDYTITYTKRYQVGGKDVPVEFTQKANVDGSVTGETVPADITAVGIVLFKQLDGATELFNNSFTSQMHIYLKDQDGHYITENGRPKAFPMASNGTFSVEGLSEQKYTMEIRYTAVTGEELLFKVTQLDVKANGELNISEELVDPYGTVYDETTGDAITGKKIDGAKVTLYYADTQRNRDKGRVPDTKVTLPAVPNFPPHDNESPEQDSDANGFYAYMVFPEADYYLIVTKDGYETHRSDTISVDFDIVKYDVPMKPISSGGNPGNGNGGTGNGNGGTDNGNGGTDNGNGGTDNGNGGTDNGNGGTDNGNGGTDNGNGGTDNGNGGTDNGNGGTDNGNGGTDNGNGGTDNGNGGTDNGNGGTDNGNGGTDNGNGGTDNGNGGTDNGNNELDDAPETGDNSVPPIFYMALALMSLMTIGFCLLGNKKKKYIQ; encoded by the coding sequence TTGAAACGAAAACGCAGCATAGGTAAAGCAATACTCTCTTTCTGCCTGGCAATTATGCTCGTCCTGCAGACGGTGGCATTCTCTGTCCCTGCATATGCGGAAAGCACGTCGAGCGCAGACGAACCGCAATCAGTAACTGAGGCGGTATACAATGTGCCGAACAAATCCATAATGATGACGGCAGCCGTGACGGACAAAACGGTGGTGTTTATGGATGAAAATGCTACCTTTCCGCTGAAGGTGACGCAGGGAACTGAAATTGCTCCAGGCGGTACAATTCAGGGCCGACAGGCATTTACCCTCAAATCAGAGGGCCTCAAGGTGCCGGTGAAGGGGGATTATGCAAATACCCCGGATGAAAATGACACGACCAAGTACATTCAGAAGGGAGACTCGATTGAGCTAAAAAGGGATCCCTACTTCAAGGAAGTGGTGCTGCCAACGGCTACCAAATCCTTGATGGCCACAACTGAATTCGGAGCGAAACAGCTTGGTACCGCTTATTTCACCCCGAATAGCATCAAGATTGTATTTAATGGCGACGATTGGTTTTTCAATGGTATCGGAAGAGCAGTTACCTTCGGCTTTGAAACCACTGCCAATTCGGATGTAACGGGCATGAATTACGGCGATACCAAGCCTATCTCGATTTTCGGGGGAGCGTATGAGCTAAAGAACCCGGATGTTACGCCGGCGTACAGCATCAACTTGGCAGGAAACAACTGGCCTAAAAATGGGAGCTGGACTTGGTGGTATGTGACCGTACCAGCCTATCAGGATGGTTTTCTGACCATCCAGTCTACTCCATCCTCTTTTGATGTGCTAGATACAACAATCAAGCTGCCACTAGATGGGATGACGTTCTATACAAAGCCTTCCGATTACCGTATGGTCTATGTACCGGGATCCTTCAAGGTAAACGGCACTACGGTAGAGCCAACCATTGGTGCAGATGGCGAGCTGAGCTACATTTTCCCGGCAGATACCGGGGTAGATCCAAAAGTTGAGTATCAAGCGTGGTTTAACAAGGATGTGTATTATAAAGAGTATCGGGGCGTGGCACTCGATCCCGGTCGATCTGGCGGACAGCGTTTTGATCCAAAGGTTGAGCTGAGGGATGCGGGGGCTAGTGTAAAAGCCACTGCAGTGCGGGAAACGTGGGTAGCACCCGACTGGATCCAAGCATCCGCCTCCTATGACCATCCAAATGAAACGATTACCTGGAAAGTAACCGTTAACCAATATAATAAAAAAGGGTTAAAGGACTTTTCTATAACAAATGTATTACCTGCTGGGCTGGAATTTGAATCGGCGACATGGCAGACAACGGTAGATGGTACTGTATCTGAAGCAACACAAATTGCACCAGATTCGAACGGACTTTATTCCTTTGGGGATATTAACGGTAAAGTAGAATTAGTAATTAAGAGCAAGGTGAAAAGCGGTTCCAGCTTTAGAATCGATCCTCGTGCCAACTGGAATTTGGATACACCAAATGGCATTCAAAACAACGATGTCATGACTGGTACAAGACCTAACGCAGTGACTGATGAGGCGATTGTCACCGTCGGGGCGCACACTTTTACAAAAACAGGCGCTATTACGATGGAGGATTATAACCTGGGCAGCGTTACATGGACCGTTAATTTAACGCCACAGTATGCCTTGCCAAATGCAGCGGTATACGATGTGTTGGTGCATGGCGGAGATCTTAACGTCTTGGACAACGCTGTGGATGAAACGGGCGAGGTTAGTGCGGAAACGATTGCGAAAATCAAGGGCAACGTCAATTCTGCGCAGCTTTGGAAGCAATATCAGGCGGGAACTCTAAAGACTAATGCAACCAGCCTGACCATAAAAAATATTCCTTTAACCGTGGACGGTAAAGTGGTGGCGGATTTGATCAAGGTGACCGGATACACCGACGAAGCTTCATCCTTCAGCTTCCGTGCACTTGAGACCAACACAGACATCCTCTTCAGACAGGATATTAACGAAGGGAAAACAATCTGGAATCGGGCTTTGCTCATTGACGGCGAAACCGTAAAACAAGCGCAAAACAGCGCCAACCTTCACCTGCGTATGCTGAACAAGGATATGCTTGCGGCATCCTATCCGATTAAGGGGGATGGGACGGCTGACACCTGGTATACGCCGAACAACGTTCAACGCTATATCGGTTATGACAGCTCCTCAAGCAGCGACGCATATACCTTTGCTGGTTATGACCGGATAACTAAGACGGTCACCTTCCGCCTAGCCGTCAATATGCCGGGCTACAACACAGTCGAAATGGCGAAAGACGGCGGAAGTCGGGTCATCACCAATGTGAAGCTGGTGGACACCTTGCCGGAAGGTTGGGAATTCGTTCCTTATGGAGATGGAAAGGACTATGAGCTTTATAAGGGCTACTCAGATAATGTCAGCGGCACTGGCTATGGGTTTCGAAACAACGCCGTGTCCATTATTGAGCCAAACGACCCTGCTCATGTGGCGAGTTTCTCCCATAGTGGCAGAGAAGGCACATTCACCTTCTCCAAGTTGGAAAGCCCTTATGTCATTCTGGTAAAGGCAAGACCTTCCAATGCAGCTCTGGAGAAATATTTAGAGGAGTACACCACCAACGGCACAGACAAGCAGGTGCTGTATAACAAAGCCGACCTTCATATGACATGGGGCGGAGAAGAGAAGGTTCTCACTGAACAGCGCAAAGTTATTGTACCTATTCAGACTCTGGGCAAGTCGGTAACTAAACCAGTTCCAGGGGTGCTGGAGTGGACGGTAAACTATACCCCGCCATTCAACATGGAGCAGGGCGTTTATTTACAGGATACCCTAGGTGCAGGTATGAATCTACGCTATGAAGGAGACGGGAAGCTTGTGCTGACAGTGCCTAGTATGGCGGTCTATCCTGCTAAACTGACTGCTGGCGGCGCTCTGGAACGAGACGGTGCTGCACTGAATCTCAGCGACCCGAATTCTGAAGTTCGGGTGGAAGCTGGGCCCGGTGAGGACGGCACTACGGTTCTACTATTTAAAATGGACAACCCTAATAAGTTTTACCAGTTTGTGTACCAAACCGAGGTTGACCCTTCTAAAGCGAGAGCTGGCGACAAAATGGGCAACGAGGTAAAGCTGATGGGCGATGATAAGCTGAAATCTGTCAGTGCCAAAAGTGAAAGCACGCTGGATAATTCAGACGTAGCCGGCAGTTCAAACTCCAATGCTCTGCTGCCTCTGAAAAAGGTAGATCCGGGCAACAATCCGCTAAAAGATGTAGAGTTCACGCTCTATAAGAAAGGCGACGGAACTCAAGTCGCTAAAGGAACAACCGATAGCGGAGGGAAACTTAATCTGCTATTCCCAGATCCAGGGTATTATGAGCTGAAGGAAACTTATATTGACACAACGACATGGTTGCCAACTACAAGAATTTATCAGGTATACGTAGGGAATACGCCTGGAAAGCCTATCTGGGTAGACGGCGTGAAAGTAACCTCTGATATTCCGCTGGTGGTGCCTACGCCGGCTCAAGGAAAGCTGACCATCAGCAATAAGGTGGAAGGAAACGGCAGCGACTCTTCCAAGGATTTTGAATACACTGTGACCTTCACTGGTGAAGGCAAGGATGGAGAGTACGTCTATCAGAAGTCGGATAATACGACGGGCACGATTAAGAGCGGAGACAAGATTACCCTTAAGCACGGAGAATCTGTGACACTCCCGGCATTACCTGCGGATCTGGTCTATACCGTAACGGAGGCCGATTATACGACCGTTGATGGTTATATCACCACGCCGGAGACGAGAGAGCTGTCTGAAACAATCGTGAATAAAGGCGACCACAAGGCGGACTTCATCAATGAGCGAAACGTTAACAAGCTGACCGTCAGCAATACGGTCATGGGCAATGGCGGCAACAAGACGAAGGAGTTCGAGTACACGGTCCTCTTTGAGGATGCAGGCAAGGATGGAAGCTACTCTTACTTGAAGTCGGGCGGCGGAACAGGTACGATCAAGTCCCGCGATACCTTCAAGCTCAAGGATGGAGAGACACTGGATATTTTGGATCTGCCTAAGGATCTGAAATATACAATTACCCAGAAGGAATACACAGCCGACGAATACGTGACCATTCCTGAGGAACGGTATTATACCGGAGTCATGGAGGGCAAAGATGAAGAGGCCCCATTTACGAACTTGCGAGTTTTGAAGGGCGGCCTGCTAATCAGCAACACGGTTAAAGGCAAAGACGAAGACAAACAGCTGCCGTTTAAGTACACGGTTACCTTCACAGGCGAGGGAGCAAGCGAATCCTACTCCTATGAGAAGTCGGACGGCAGCAAGGGCACGATCAGGAGCGGAGAGACCTTCGAGCTTACACATGGCCAGACGCTCGTTGTGCAAGGACTTCCGACGTATCTCCAGTATAAGGTGACCCAAGATGATTATACGAATGAAGGCTATGTGACGGATCCTGAAAGTCTCGTTCGCACAGGCACCATTCCGGAGAAAAAAGTGGCTGAAGCACACTTTGTCAATACACGCCCGTATCTGGAAGGCGTGCTGCGTGACAACAACACAGGAGAAGTCATTCCGAATGCACCCATTACGGTGACCGATCTGAAGACAGGCAAGGAGCTTCAGGTGGAGACGAATGAGAAGGGTGAATATTCAGTCCCAGTCACAGCGGATACCGACTATACGATCACATATACGAAGAGGTATCAGGTAGGCGGGAAGGATGTCCCTGTAGAATTCACGCAAAAAGCAAATGTGGACGGCAGCGTGACAGGCGAGACCGTTCCGGCGGACATTACGGCGGTAGGGATCGTTCTGTTCAAGCAACTGGATGGAGCAACAGAGCTATTCAACAATTCGTTTACCAGCCAGATGCATATCTATTTGAAGGACCAGGATGGCCATTATATTACAGAGAACGGTCGTCCCAAGGCATTTCCGATGGCTTCGAACGGAACTTTCTCCGTTGAAGGGCTAAGCGAGCAGAAGTACACAATGGAAATTCGCTATACAGCTGTGACCGGCGAGGAACTGCTCTTCAAGGTGACGCAGCTGGACGTAAAGGCTAACGGAGAGCTGAATATTTCCGAGGAATTGGTCGATCCTTACGGTACGGTTTATGATGAAACGACAGGAGATGCCATTACTGGCAAGAAAATTGACGGAGCCAAAGTTACATTGTATTATGCGGATACGCAGCGCAATAGAGATAAAGGCCGCGTTCCGGATACAAAAGTAACGCTTCCTGCAGTTCCAAATTTTCCACCGCACGATAACGAGAGCCCGGAGCAGGATAGCGACGCAAATGGCTTCTATGCGTATATGGTGTTTCCTGAAGCGGATTACTATCTGATCGTAACGAAGGACGGATACGAGACGCACAGGAGTGATACGATTTCTGTCGATTTTGACATTGTAAAATACGATGTGCCAATGAAGCCGATCAGTTCCGGTGGCAACCCTGGCAACGGCAACGGCGGAACCGGCAACGGCAACGGCGGAACCGACAACGGCAACGGCGGAACCGACAACGGCAACGGCGGAACCGACAACGGCAACGGCGGAACCGACAACGGTAACGGCGGAACTGACAACGGTAACGGCGGAACCGACAACGGTAACGGCGGAACTGACAACGGTAACGGCGGAACTGACAACGGTAACGGCGGAACCGACAACGGTAACGGCGGAACCGACAACGGAAACGGTGGAACCGACAACGGCAACGGCGGAACCGACAACGGCAACGGCGGAACCGACAACGGCAACGGTGGAACCGACAACGGCAACGGTGGAACCGACAACGGCAACGGCGGAACCGACAACGGTAACAACGAGCTGGACGATGCTCCGGAAACCGGAGACAACAGCGTACCGCCAATCTTCTATATGGCTTTGGCGCTGATGTCCTTGATGACGATTGGGTTCTGTCTACTCGGTAACAAGAAGAAAAAGTACATCCAGTGA
- a CDS encoding DUF3137 domain-containing protein, which yields MLPTYEEVSKQIAETNAWHQLEEKRNFYIKLRNLVWIAGIAISLFGLWLFWVFFLANLDAPEDDPEGAIYAAFAFFMIVLLGVYVIWRGNQKMHKKFSYHYKKLVVPELVTNLIAQASYSTNIANARYTCQYKINEGIPLEQLQAFPLFNVIKSSDKWKGEDLFVGTLGVTDFQFANIKVWEVTEDLESKSKSIKFSGLVFLAHFNKHFEGTTVIQSRKGRYTALKVSIGSKMKTADDTFDRLFQVLTTDEKTTRYLLSDHMLKRLLALCTKFPGKRISICLHNGMLALAIHNVDLFETNGLRPLTNGAVHNTYEEIKSVFEIIDLLNLNTRI from the coding sequence ATGCTCCCAACTTATGAGGAAGTTTCAAAGCAAATAGCGGAAACAAATGCTTGGCATCAGCTAGAGGAGAAACGCAATTTCTACATCAAGCTCCGCAATCTAGTATGGATAGCCGGAATTGCCATCTCCCTATTTGGCCTCTGGTTGTTTTGGGTGTTTTTTCTCGCAAATCTAGACGCCCCAGAGGATGATCCAGAGGGCGCAATCTACGCCGCGTTCGCTTTCTTTATGATTGTGTTGCTAGGTGTCTATGTCATATGGCGGGGCAACCAAAAGATGCACAAAAAATTTAGCTATCATTACAAGAAGCTAGTTGTTCCTGAGCTCGTCACAAACCTCATTGCACAGGCATCGTATTCGACGAATATTGCAAATGCCCGATACACTTGCCAGTACAAAATTAACGAGGGTATTCCGTTGGAGCAATTGCAAGCTTTTCCCCTGTTTAACGTTATCAAAAGCTCAGACAAATGGAAGGGCGAGGATTTGTTTGTCGGCACGCTGGGTGTGACGGACTTTCAATTTGCCAATATTAAGGTTTGGGAAGTGACAGAGGATCTGGAAAGCAAAAGTAAGAGCATTAAATTCTCAGGGCTCGTGTTTCTAGCTCATTTCAACAAGCATTTTGAAGGCACGACCGTTATTCAATCAAGAAAAGGAAGATACACGGCTCTAAAGGTGTCCATTGGCTCCAAGATGAAGACTGCGGACGACACATTTGACCGTCTATTTCAGGTATTAACCACCGATGAAAAAACAACTCGCTATTTGCTGTCTGACCATATGTTAAAACGACTGCTCGCTTTGTGTACTAAATTTCCCGGCAAAAGAATCTCAATCTGCCTGCATAATGGCATGCTGGCCTTGGCCATCCATAATGTCGATTTGTTCGAAACGAACGGATTGAGACCTCTGACTAACGGCGCGGTTCACAATACCTATGAGGAGATTAAATCAGTGTTCGAAATTATCGATTTGTTAAACCTGAATACCCGTATTTAG
- a CDS encoding AbrB/MazE/SpoVT family DNA-binding domain-containing protein produces MNQKASKQGGFFMSTTVQKWGNSLGIRIPSHIAEKIEICQGTEVDLIVGDNHTLTIVRKKQKPTLEQLLEQCKPENRHEEIDFGREGKELF; encoded by the coding sequence ATGAATCAAAAAGCTTCAAAACAAGGAGGGTTTTTCATGTCGACTACTGTGCAGAAATGGGGAAACAGTCTAGGTATTCGAATTCCAAGTCATATTGCTGAAAAAATTGAGATTTGCCAAGGAACCGAAGTTGATTTGATCGTAGGTGATAATCATACACTGACCATAGTACGTAAAAAGCAAAAGCCAACCTTGGAACAATTGCTAGAGCAATGCAAACCGGAAAATCGCCACGAAGAAATCGATTTTGGCAGAGAAGGGAAGGAATTATTTTAA
- a CDS encoding type II toxin-antitoxin system PemK/MazF family toxin, giving the protein MSADRGDLVWINFNPQAGHEQSGRRSAIVLSPAAFNQTTGFVSVCPITHTVRGWGFEVLLPDGLVFDGVILTDQIKNLDWRARRIDVVGRAPDEVVNECLDKIRTFL; this is encoded by the coding sequence ATGAGTGCAGATCGGGGAGATCTAGTCTGGATCAATTTTAATCCTCAAGCCGGTCACGAACAGTCAGGAAGAAGATCTGCCATTGTGTTGTCACCAGCAGCATTCAATCAGACAACAGGTTTTGTTTCGGTTTGTCCTATCACACATACAGTCAGAGGATGGGGATTTGAAGTATTGTTGCCAGATGGATTAGTTTTTGACGGGGTCATTTTAACGGATCAAATTAAAAATCTGGATTGGCGAGCTCGGCGTATAGATGTCGTTGGCAGAGCGCCCGATGAAGTAGTCAATGAATGTCTGGATAAAATACGCACATTCCTATAA
- a CDS encoding NAD(P)-dependent oxidoreductase encodes MRLRNKVVFVTGVSGTIGDKIVTKCLSEGAKVKGLIRSKEQVLLCDNLGIVPIIGDLTDRSVIKEALTDVDVIIHAAAYLGSDRTMAEKSNIHGVESLVDEAIWAGVKRLVHLSTVSVYGHLEGEVELDEASELAYGHSEVYTSTKCESERIVQAAMADGLGCVILRPGIICAENNSHWGDRLIAKLAAADNIDWIHPDDLTPWVHADNLAEMCVLAATHAAAVNLTYNAVDGNYTEGEFSVRIVHALNKTLIIPDGSPIRMAYSCNKIRNELGYRSIKNFEETVAHLEEQARSLQYPI; translated from the coding sequence ATGAGACTTCGCAATAAAGTTGTTTTTGTTACTGGTGTTTCGGGAACCATAGGAGACAAGATTGTCACAAAATGCCTCAGTGAGGGCGCAAAAGTGAAAGGGCTTATACGAAGCAAAGAGCAAGTTCTCCTTTGTGATAATCTTGGCATTGTCCCTATAATCGGAGACCTAACGGATAGAAGCGTCATAAAGGAAGCTCTTACAGATGTAGATGTCATCATTCACGCTGCAGCGTATCTCGGTAGTGATAGGACCATGGCTGAGAAATCTAATATTCACGGGGTCGAAAGTCTGGTTGATGAGGCAATATGGGCAGGAGTTAAACGCCTCGTACATCTTTCCACTGTATCCGTTTATGGTCATCTGGAAGGCGAGGTGGAGCTGGATGAAGCCAGTGAATTAGCATACGGTCATTCTGAGGTGTACACTTCAACAAAATGCGAATCGGAACGGATTGTACAAGCTGCAATGGCTGATGGGTTAGGCTGCGTCATTTTGCGTCCAGGCATTATATGTGCTGAAAATAACTCCCACTGGGGCGACAGGCTGATTGCCAAGCTTGCTGCGGCAGATAATATAGATTGGATACATCCTGACGATTTAACACCCTGGGTGCATGCGGATAACTTAGCTGAGATGTGCGTATTAGCAGCAACGCATGCTGCGGCAGTCAATCTGACCTATAATGCGGTGGACGGAAACTATACAGAAGGTGAGTTTAGTGTACGTATTGTGCATGCTCTAAATAAAACGCTCATCATACCCGATGGCAGCCCAATAAGAATGGCCTATAGCTGTAATAAAATAAGAAACGAGTTGGGCTACCGATCAATAAAAAATTTTGAAGAGACAGTTGCTCATTTAGAGGAGCAAGCTCGCTCATTGCAATATCCGATCTAA
- a CDS encoding reverse transcriptase/maturase family protein, producing MNLDEWKERHRARRNLAHFDTKVSLAQVWDYVSDPEKIATHGFYPFINYTLSVRKYDESSDNKTKVKDREICYSAHIDRYIYQYYGFLLNQHYNKRAEDDGIEEASIAYRDKLHRNNIRFAKRAIDFIKSKPECYIIIGDFAKFFDSLDHEYLKRKLCDLLDEKRLSADYYAVYKNITKYSTWSREHLLSHNMLGIKKKDIIAFNKLDRAISVEQFKKLKKLLVKPHKENCGIPQGSAISAVFSNIYMLDFDKSINNYVLENDGLYMRYSDDFIIVLPKSTSENFKTQYQQIRLLIESIPRVELELEKTQLFEFSGGTIKSCNEDVLENVPNGPSFMNYLGFTFDGKSVSIRAKTTSRYYNKLYRKIRTVTKNKGVTKKGERLSCKNLYSTYSIKGAFLGNNHEDGNFITYAKRAESIFYDEPAVALVSKRHMQKIRKKLKKVARKQ from the coding sequence TTGAACCTTGATGAATGGAAAGAAAGACATAGGGCTAGACGGAACCTTGCCCACTTCGATACAAAAGTTTCTTTAGCTCAGGTCTGGGACTATGTTAGTGATCCAGAGAAGATTGCAACGCATGGTTTTTACCCTTTCATCAACTATACCTTATCAGTTCGTAAATATGATGAATCTAGCGACAATAAGACTAAAGTGAAGGATCGCGAAATCTGTTACTCTGCTCATATTGATCGATATATTTATCAGTATTATGGTTTTCTACTGAACCAGCACTATAACAAACGAGCTGAAGATGATGGAATAGAAGAAGCCTCCATTGCCTACCGAGACAAACTACATAGAAATAACATTCGTTTCGCTAAGAGAGCGATAGACTTTATAAAAAGTAAGCCCGAATGTTACATAATTATTGGTGATTTTGCGAAGTTTTTTGATAGTTTAGACCATGAATACTTGAAAAGAAAGCTATGCGACCTACTTGATGAAAAAAGGCTCTCAGCCGATTACTATGCTGTCTATAAGAATATAACAAAATACTCGACATGGAGCCGTGAACATCTGCTGTCTCACAACATGTTAGGGATTAAAAAGAAGGATATTATTGCATTCAATAAATTAGATCGAGCTATTTCTGTGGAGCAGTTTAAAAAATTAAAAAAGCTGCTGGTCAAACCGCACAAAGAGAACTGCGGGATACCACAAGGTTCCGCAATAAGTGCTGTTTTTTCAAATATATATATGTTGGACTTCGATAAATCAATCAATAATTATGTTTTAGAAAATGATGGACTATACATGAGATATTCCGATGATTTTATCATCGTTTTACCAAAATCAACTTCAGAAAATTTCAAAACGCAATATCAACAGATTCGTTTATTGATCGAGTCGATACCTAGGGTTGAATTAGAATTAGAGAAAACACAGTTATTTGAATTTAGTGGTGGGACTATAAAAAGCTGTAACGAAGATGTACTAGAGAATGTCCCGAATGGGCCAAGTTTCATGAATTATCTCGGGTTTACATTCGATGGTAAATCCGTATCCATACGAGCAAAAACAACTTCAAGATACTATAATAAATTGTATCGTAAGATTCGTACTGTGACGAAGAACAAAGGTGTCACAAAAAAGGGAGAAAGACTGAGCTGTAAAAATCTTTATTCAACTTATTCGATTAAAGGAGCTTTTCTTGGGAATAACCATGAGGATGGAAACTTCATTACTTATGCTAAGAGGGCCGAGAGTATCTTCTACGATGAACCAGCGGTAGCATTAGTGAGTAAGAGGCATATGCAGAAAATTCGGAAAAAATTGAAGAAAGTAGCTCGGAAGCAATAG
- a CDS encoding CD3324 family protein: MKYVNADIILPESLLKEVQKYVQGGMIYIPTPEQSRKKWGECSGGRTYLNQRNDEIRKNFSAGAKIDQLSEQFCLSCDSIKKIVYSKK; encoded by the coding sequence ATGAAATATGTAAATGCCGATATTATCCTTCCTGAAAGCTTACTAAAGGAAGTGCAGAAGTATGTCCAAGGCGGAATGATATACATACCTACTCCTGAGCAGTCGCGTAAAAAATGGGGCGAATGCTCCGGGGGCCGAACATACTTAAACCAAAGAAATGACGAAATACGCAAAAACTTTTCAGCTGGTGCAAAAATTGATCAACTATCCGAACAATTTTGCCTTTCTTGCGATAGCATTAAGAAAATCGTGTATTCAAAAAAATAA